The Benincasa hispida cultivar B227 chromosome 9, ASM972705v1, whole genome shotgun sequence genome has a segment encoding these proteins:
- the LOC120086763 gene encoding protein TIFY 10B-like, translating into MSNPSDADGDGRFSDRQQLAKRLEKSNFAQTCSLLSRFLKEKRTLTNLSSDMAPRKKPRDELEKAKPSPPPPPPSTANTDNSSDATLQPKDNLAKFVGFPSSGFSNNGINKGEFRRPATPEPATAQMTIFYAGKVLVFDDFPNERAKEIMALADKGSRSSTSATAPPAAIAPSATAAPNRFCSALEKPNSNSPTGEPNLVSKTQASVKPAPEQQLKPHTEAKKSSDLPIARRASLHRFLEKRKDRAVIRAPYQVNQQPEAASKASGSSSANEPEPEAEAEEGFPRHLDLNL; encoded by the exons ATGTCGAATCCATCTGACGCTGACGGAGATGGGAGATTTTCCGACCGGCAGCAGCTGGCGAAGCGGCTGGAGAAATCGAATTTTGCTCAGACCTGTAGCCTGTTGAGCCGGTTCTTGAAGGAGAAACGGACTCTCACCAATTTGAGCTCCGATATGGCTCCCAGGAAGAAGCCGAGAG ATGAACTCGAAAAGGCCAAGCCGTCGCCGCCGCCTCCGCCGCCGTCGACCGCGAATACGGACAATTCTTCCGACGCTACACTGCAGCCAAAAGATAACCTGGCGAAGTTCGTCGGATTTCCTTCCTCGGGGTTCTCCAATAACGGCATCAATAAGGGCGAGTTCAG GAGACCGGCCACACCGGAGCCTGCAACTGCTCAAATGACCATATTCTACGCCGGAAAAGTTTTGGTGTTCGATGATTTTCCTAACGAAAGGGCTAAGGAGATCATGGCCTTGGCCGATAAAGGAAGCCGCAGCTCCACCTCCGCCACTGCTCCTCCAGCTGCCATCGCCCCCTCCGCGACCGCCGCCCCTAACAGATTCTGTTCTGCTTTGGAAAAACCTAACAGTAATTCTCCCACCGGCGAGCCAAATCTGGTGTCCAAAACTCAAGCTTCGGTGAAGCCGGCACCGGAACAGCAACTGAAACCGCATACGGAAGCAAAAAAATCTTCTG ATTTACCCATTGCTAGGAGGGCTTCCCTTCACCGATTTCTTGAGAAGAGAAAAGACAG GGCTGTAATAAGAGCACCATACCAAGTGAACCAACAACCTGAGGCTGCTTCTAAAGCAAGTGGAAGCAGCTCAGCCAATGAGCCTGAGCCTGAAGCTGAAGCTGAAGAAGGTTTTCCAAGGCATTTGGATCTCAACTTATGA